From the genome of Gemmatimonadota bacterium:
GAGCGGTGTGATCAGCGCGGAAACGCCCAGAATCAGACCGATGTTGGCCACGTTCGATCCCACCACGTTTCCAAATCCGATCTCCGTGCTCCCCCGGAGCGCCGCGGCCACGTTCACCACGAGCTCCGGCGTCGAGGTCCCGAAGGCTACGACGGTGAGACCCACGATCACGGGAGCCACCCCCATCCGCCTCGCGAGGTCGGAGGCCCCACGCACGAGCGCGTCCCCGCCCAATACGAGCAGGGTGAGGCCGGCGGCCAGAATCAGGAGATCAAGCCACACGTCGTACCATCCTGAGCGCCATGACGGCTGCGTTCACCTGGGTGTGCCTCCTTTTTTTCCTTTCGGAAGGTCGTCCTCTTCCGAAGAAGGACGTCGCAGCACGACCCAGGTTCCATAGAGGAACAACGCGGCACCGATAAAAAAGAGGATCGCGATGGGGTCGAACGCACCCCTCTCCGCGAACTGGAGAAGCGTCGAGGACAACATGTATGGACTCCCTTGGCGCGGACCACCTCTCGCGGGGAGCGAAGGCCCACGCGGAGACGGTCCAAAGGTGACCGAGCCCGGGCGGACGAGAGCTCCTCCCGGGAGGACGCTAGAGAAGGAGTCCTGCGGGAGGCGGGGTTCCGGTGGTCCAGCCGGAGCGCGTCGCGCCGACCGGAGATCCCGAAAAGGGGATCCCGGATCTCGCGGCTTCGGCGTTTCGGAGGAGGCGCCCGAGCGGAAGTCGCGGGGGGGTCGGACGAAATGCATCCTTCGCGCCCGTGGTCGTGGAGGCACGACGCACTCGCGCGCCCACCGAGCCCGATCCGAAGGGAGACTCAACCGTCGGAGCGACCGTACCGGGCGAATGGCCCGTGAGGTCGCCGACGGCTCGGGCTCCGTACGAGCCGGACTCGACTGGTGTGTTTCGATCGGCGTGGAGGTGCGGCTGCGTCGCCAGGGCGAGAATGCCCAGGACGAGAGCGACCGGCGAGGCGTGGATCCGAAGTGGCATGGAGGGAGCCGAAGTCATCTCGCGGGTGTGTGTCGAAGTGGCCTCCCCGCGAGTGCTGGAATGTAAGCACGCGCCAAGGCGCCGTACATCGGTGCTCTACAGGACCATCCCAGCTTTCACCCGAGAGCGGCGAGAAGCTCGCTCCGCACCCAATCGTCGCCCTCGTGGGCGAGGTGAGCGCCGAGGGCCACACGGGCGGAGGGGGATCCCACTTGCCCGAGCGCCCACGCGGCGTGGCCCCGGACGAGGGGGTGCGGGTCGGCGAGGGCGTCGGTCAGAGGGGGAACAACGTCCTCCGCCCCCCAGTTTCCCAACGCGACGGCGATGTTTCGCCGGAACCCGGCGTATCCGGCGCGGCGGATCGCCGAACCGCGGGTGAACGCATCCCAGGCGGCTTCGTCCATCCGCATGAGCTCGACGAGGCCGGGCGCCTTCGTCCCGGGATGGAGGGGACGTTTCGCGTCCCCCTGAGACCTGCCCCCCACGCCGACCGGCTCCACCCCCGCCGGGGGTTCGCCGGGCTCCCTCGCCGCGTATCCCGGATCCCCCGGCTCCTCCCCGAATCGGAGATTGAAGGGACAAGCCTCCTGGCAGATGTCGCATCCGTAGATGCGATTCCCCAGGGCGGGGCGAAGCTCCCGTGGGATCGGGCCATGGTGTTCGATCGTGAGGTAGGAGATGCAGGCCCGTGCGTCCATCAGCGGAGCGCCGGTTTCGTCCCGCCCGAGGAGAGCCCCCGTCGGGCAGGCGTCCAGGCAGGCCCGGCAGCTTCCGCAGTGATCCCGGTCGAAGGACGAATCCGGCTCCAGCTCCGTCCCGAGCAGAAGCGCCCCCAGAAAAAAATAGGAGCCCTTACGGGGGTGAATGAGCATCGTGTTTCGCCCGAACCATCCGAGTCCGGCCCGAAGACCGAGCTCCCGCTCGAGGATCGGGCCGGTGTCCACGTAAACGCGAGCGGGAATGGTCTCGCCCACCCCGGCTTCGAATCGGCGGTGGAGGCGCCGGAGGCGCCCCTTCAGGACGCGGTGGTAGTCCCGACCTACGGCGTACCGGGCGATCACGCCGCGTGACGGATCGTCCACGGGGCTTGCGGCGTTTCCGTCCCCGTAAGGGTGTGCGACTACGAGCACGCTCCGGACCTCCGGAAACGCCAGCGCGAGATCCCGGCGGCGCGCGACCGTTTCGGGGCGCGCCATGTAGTCCATTTCTCCCTGCCTTCCTTCCGCGAGCCACCGATCTAGGAATGCGGCGTGTGCGGAGGGATCCGGGCGGCAGACTCCCGCCAGGGAAAATCCCGCCTCCAAGGCGATGGATCTGAGGAGCGCGGCCCGATCGCGAGCTTCGTGTCTCGTCCCGGCGGGCGGTTCGTCCCGGCCGCGCGCGGCCGCGTCAGCTGCCGCGGTCATTCCTCCGCCTCTGCCTGCGCAGCTTCGCCGCGCGCGTACCGCCGTCCCTTCCATTCGACCTTCCGTTCGCCCCTCAGCCAGCTCCGCACGACGATCCAGGCCCCGATCGAAGCGCCCAGGGGGAAGAGGAGAGCGTAGAGGCGCGAGACGCCGAAGCGGTGGTAGACGAGGATCCAGAAAAACAGCCCCAGAGCGGTTGCCCCTGCCGCCCAGGCCAGAAGGGCCGAGGAGGGACTCCCTCCTAACGCAGCCTCTGCGAGCAACCCGAGGAGGGCGACCGGAGGCGCGACCCAGAAGGCGAGAAGGAAGGTCAGAATCCCTGGAAGGGCAAGGGGTGCCCACCCTCCCAGGGATTGCCGCGCCCCGACCGCGAGGTTCTTGGTCCATCCGTCCACGACCTCGCGGAGCGAGTGGTACATGCGCGTCGAAAAGCCGTCCTCGGCCCCCCGGAGAGTCAGGCGGAATCCGGCGTCGGTAAGAACCTGGGCAATGCGAAGGTCTTCCACGACCTCGCCTCTCACCGCGCCGTGCCCCCCGACCTGCTCGTACGCCCGCCGCTCCAAGAGGATGTATTGCCCATTCGCGATCGCGTCGCGGGATCGCTCGCGGGCGATCGGCCGGTCCAATCGCCGGTATCGGATCCCGAGAAGGGCAAAAATCTGGGGTTGGACGAGGCGCTCGCCAATACTTTCCAGCACCTGCCATCCTTTGAGCGAAAGCGCCTCGGCCTGATCCTCGCCGGCTCCCGCCACCGCTCGCCGGAGGAGGGAAGGCGTGTGAAACGTGTCGGCGTCGGTGAAGAGGATGAAATCGGTCTCGGAGGCGCGCGCGCCCTGATGGCAGGCCCACGGCTTACCGAACCAGCCCGATGGCAGGGGCTCGCCGTCCAGGACCCGGATCTCGCGGGCATTCCCAGGAGGGATGGCGCGCGCACGGACGCCCGTTCCGTCCGTGGACCGATCGTCCACGACTAGGATCGAAAAATCGGGATACTCCTGCGCGGCCAGGGATTCGAGGCACGCCGCGATATTTCGCGCTTCGTTGCGCGCCGGAACGACGATGGTGACGGAGGGGAGA
Proteins encoded in this window:
- a CDS encoding glycosyltransferase family 2 protein — protein: MEWLAIVGVLPWILILLTFVLGFREPRPLLPAPASGDPPVLSLPSVTIVVPARNEARNIAACLESLAAQEYPDFSILVVDDRSTDGTGVRARAIPPGNAREIRVLDGEPLPSGWFGKPWACHQGARASETDFILFTDADTFHTPSLLRRAVAGAGEDQAEALSLKGWQVLESIGERLVQPQIFALLGIRYRRLDRPIARERSRDAIANGQYILLERRAYEQVGGHGAVRGEVVEDLRIAQVLTDAGFRLTLRGAEDGFSTRMYHSLREVVDGWTKNLAVGARQSLGGWAPLALPGILTFLLAFWVAPPVALLGLLAEAALGGSPSSALLAWAAGATALGLFFWILVYHRFGVSRLYALLFPLGASIGAWIVVRSWLRGERKVEWKGRRYARGEAAQAEAEE
- the queG gene encoding tRNA epoxyqueuosine(34) reductase QueG, which encodes MTAAADAAARGRDEPPAGTRHEARDRAALLRSIALEAGFSLAGVCRPDPSAHAAFLDRWLAEGRQGEMDYMARPETVARRRDLALAFPEVRSVLVVAHPYGDGNAASPVDDPSRGVIARYAVGRDYHRVLKGRLRRLHRRFEAGVGETIPARVYVDTGPILERELGLRAGLGWFGRNTMLIHPRKGSYFFLGALLLGTELEPDSSFDRDHCGSCRACLDACPTGALLGRDETGAPLMDARACISYLTIEHHGPIPRELRPALGNRIYGCDICQEACPFNLRFGEEPGDPGYAAREPGEPPAGVEPVGVGGRSQGDAKRPLHPGTKAPGLVELMRMDEAAWDAFTRGSAIRRAGYAGFRRNIAVALGNWGAEDVVPPLTDALADPHPLVRGHAAWALGQVGSPSARVALGAHLAHEGDDWVRSELLAALG